The following proteins come from a genomic window of Tolypothrix sp. PCC 7712:
- a CDS encoding DNA cytosine methyltransferase — translation MSYEPVVLEKKLNSPRIIEIATIENQVNAGTKELMALSLFSGGGGLDLGFSAAGFRVGCSTDIDPFSCKTLILNNGRKVFYNHAHSITADITEISAEYLLTNAELSNSEIDIVLGGPPCQAFSIFGRRQGLDDPRGNLVWEYLKIIQEIKPKAFVFENVPGLKSIHDGKLFEEILRELTINDTYAISTHNYQMAEYGIPQFRERVFIIGAKNGSLVPPMLPTHGNEPLLGLKNYRTVREALRYLPEPGTFSKVPNHIGRKHSPRIVSRYENLKFGERDPKTRINKLHPERPSFTIIVGSDKGGGKGHIHPFVPREVTPRESARMQTFPDWWEFYGTGRHVIRQVGNAVPPLFAALLAEHLRVHIFEETKQKSYEDFIDILGLGYLQE, via the coding sequence ATGAGTTACGAACCGGTCGTATTAGAAAAAAAATTAAATTCTCCAAGAATTATAGAAATAGCAACAATAGAGAATCAAGTTAATGCTGGCACAAAAGAATTGATGGCACTATCTCTGTTCTCTGGAGGGGGAGGATTAGATTTAGGCTTTTCAGCAGCAGGATTTAGAGTTGGATGCTCTACAGACATAGATCCATTCTCTTGCAAAACACTAATACTCAACAATGGAAGAAAAGTATTTTACAACCACGCGCACTCAATAACGGCTGATATAACAGAAATTTCAGCAGAATATTTACTAACAAATGCAGAGCTTTCTAATAGCGAAATCGATATTGTTTTAGGTGGCCCACCATGTCAAGCATTCTCTATATTTGGTCGTCGTCAAGGGTTAGATGATCCACGAGGTAATTTAGTATGGGAATATCTAAAAATTATTCAAGAAATCAAACCAAAAGCATTTGTTTTTGAAAATGTACCTGGCTTAAAATCTATTCATGATGGAAAGTTATTTGAAGAAATACTCAGAGAATTAACAATAAACGATACATACGCCATATCTACGCATAATTATCAAATGGCTGAATATGGAATCCCCCAATTCCGCGAACGAGTGTTTATTATAGGTGCAAAAAATGGGTCACTTGTTCCCCCAATGCTTCCAACGCATGGTAATGAACCATTATTAGGGCTTAAGAATTACCGCACTGTTAGGGAAGCACTTCGATATTTGCCTGAGCCAGGAACGTTCAGTAAAGTTCCTAATCACATCGGAAGAAAACATAGTCCAAGGATTGTCTCACGCTATGAAAACTTAAAATTTGGAGAGCGCGATCCAAAAACAAGAATAAATAAATTACATCCAGAGCGTCCAAGCTTTACGATAATTGTTGGTTCTGACAAAGGTGGTGGTAAAGGTCATATTCATCCATTCGTTCCCAGAGAAGTAACGCCGCGTGAATCAGCGCGTATGCAGACTTTTCCAGATTGGTGGGAATTTTATGGTACTGGACGGCACGTTATTAGGCAAGTCGGAAATGCGGTTCCTCCTCTTTTTGCTGCACTCCTTGCAGAGCATCTACGTGTGCATATTTTTGAGGAAACTAAACAAAAGAGCTATGAGGATTTTATAGACATATTAGGGCTTGGTTATCTTCAAGAATAA
- a CDS encoding helix-turn-helix domain-containing protein encodes MDSTTLRQLVWKPEESAKLDFKIELYKIYEPKPTTQSDIQEWVKAKEQQWAELIKDVIALANGNTGTAAQTGYLVVGADDKLKADGTPTLRDVGNAIPTRKEILQKINSYCQPRLPDIQCEEVVVDGIKLFVVSIPPSPYLHRLSKQLKTPKKEYSPYTVLIRRGDGEETYEASPKEQIAIEKEKQSIQFVTHIKARKRLIITLFAALTGGLIFFGIISNYINQTSDSIQVSSVKTVGDSKTEIREFGGGQGIISVYWEVYLSNLGNRDLSVINYKVIQVGKDFPANWYTGMDQGLYLLENGETKRLELPINIQSGSTQKIFVRLGLMMTPEVSKLVKEKFVTSSNSDVTLKTIWRFLYTKGTDFYGNKVTTEVVDSNGKIISRFPSIEDVREQTFLIYFTTSRRKSIEKLLSWYKFGGAYDPNRYR; translated from the coding sequence ATGGATAGCACCACCCTACGGCAACTTGTTTGGAAACCTGAAGAGAGCGCAAAGCTTGACTTTAAGATTGAACTGTACAAAATTTATGAACCTAAACCTACAACTCAGTCTGATATTCAGGAATGGGTGAAGGCCAAAGAGCAACAATGGGCAGAGTTGATCAAAGATGTTATTGCACTTGCTAATGGTAATACTGGAACTGCTGCACAAACAGGATATCTTGTTGTAGGTGCTGATGATAAGTTGAAAGCCGACGGTACTCCAACTCTACGTGATGTTGGAAATGCAATACCTACACGAAAAGAGATTCTTCAGAAAATAAATTCGTATTGCCAACCCCGACTTCCTGATATTCAATGTGAAGAAGTTGTAGTAGATGGCATAAAATTATTCGTTGTTTCCATTCCACCATCTCCTTATTTACATAGGCTCTCTAAACAATTGAAAACGCCTAAAAAAGAATATTCTCCATATACAGTTCTCATTCGTCGTGGAGATGGAGAAGAAACATACGAAGCCTCTCCGAAAGAGCAAATAGCCATTGAAAAAGAGAAACAATCAATTCAGTTTGTGACTCATATTAAAGCTAGAAAACGTTTAATAATTACTTTGTTTGCTGCTCTAACCGGAGGACTTATATTTTTTGGAATTATCTCAAACTATATAAATCAAACCTCTGATAGTATCCAAGTTAGCTCAGTCAAAACGGTTGGAGATAGTAAAACAGAAATTCGTGAGTTTGGTGGTGGGCAAGGAATTATCTCAGTCTATTGGGAAGTATATTTATCTAATCTAGGAAATCGTGACTTATCTGTAATCAATTACAAGGTTATTCAAGTAGGAAAAGATTTTCCAGCAAATTGGTATACAGGTATGGATCAAGGTTTATATCTACTTGAAAATGGAGAAACTAAAAGATTAGAATTACCTATAAATATTCAATCGGGAAGCACACAAAAAATTTTCGTACGACTCGGATTAATGATGACTCCAGAAGTATCTAAGCTAGTAAAAGAAAAATTTGTAACCTCGTCAAATTCTGATGTTACTCTTAAAACTATCTGGCGTTTTTTATATACAAAAGGGACTGATTTTTATGGCAATAAAGTAACAACAGAAGTTGTAGATAGTAATGGAAAAATCATATCAAGATTTCCTAGTATAGAAGATGTACGTGAACAAACATTTCTCATTTATTTTACAACTTCACGTAGGAAATCTATAGAGAAATTGTTATCTTGGTATAAATTTGGTGGTGCTTATGATCCAAATCGATACCGATAG
- a CDS encoding type II toxin-antitoxin system VapC family toxin: MIVLDTHIWVWWVQNDSRLNQQQRQWLQDYEPDGLGVSILSCWEVAKLVEKNRLILPLAIDKWLEVALAYPGVQLLNLSLPVVIDSTQLSGFHSDPFDQLIVATARFYNCPLLTVDAKILNYPDVQTLK; encoded by the coding sequence ATGATTGTACTTGATACTCATATTTGGGTTTGGTGGGTTCAGAACGATTCACGACTGAACCAACAACAGCGACAATGGCTACAAGATTACGAACCGGACGGTTTAGGAGTCAGCATTCTTTCATGCTGGGAAGTAGCCAAATTGGTAGAGAAAAATAGATTAATTTTACCTTTGGCTATTGATAAATGGTTAGAAGTTGCTTTAGCTTATCCTGGTGTACAACTGTTAAATTTGTCCCTGCCGGTTGTAATTGATTCAACTCAATTAAGCGGCTTCCATAGCGACCCGTTTGACCAACTTATTGTGGCTACAGCGAGATTTTATAATTGTCCTTTATTAACGGTGGATGCGAAAATTCTTAACTATCCTGATGTGCAAACGCTCAAGTAG
- a CDS encoding plasmid partition protein ParG, translating to MTETKKSQKLSLKPSVQKTSVPEEAAAWVESRNGAEVPSTIVTEEVNNGKSKRVTFEVTEAQHQEIKIRATQKGMTIKEYMIALVESELKR from the coding sequence ATGACAGAAACTAAAAAATCACAAAAATTAAGTTTAAAGCCAAGTGTTCAGAAAACATCTGTTCCTGAAGAAGCAGCAGCATGGGTAGAAAGTCGCAATGGTGCTGAAGTGCCTAGCACTATAGTTACTGAAGAAGTTAACAACGGTAAAAGCAAGCGCGTTACTTTTGAAGTCACCGAAGCACAGCACCAGGAGATTAAAATCCGCGCTACCCAAAAGGGCATGACTATTAAGGAGTATATGATTGCTCTAGTTGAGTCGGAGTTAAAGAGATAA